The Streptomyces sp. CC0208 genome window below encodes:
- a CDS encoding SCO1664 family protein, whose amino-acid sequence MSAPERIPPRSVTTAEVLARGELTVRGQIRDASNAVLHCSVSYEGQEVLCVYKPVRGERPLWDFPDGTLAQREVAAYEVSEATGWGLVPPTVLRDGPFGEGMCQLWIEGVPGSELLALVDGEEPEPGWKAIGFAEVGEGKTALLVHADDERLRRLAVLDAVINNADRKGGHLLPAEGGRLYGIDHGVTFNVENKLRTLLWGWAGEPLTGEAVDVLKGLKEALSGELAARLAALIIPAELDATRARIDALLDSGKHPEPSGEWPAIPWPPV is encoded by the coding sequence ATGTCCGCGCCAGAACGGATACCGCCGCGGAGCGTGACCACGGCAGAGGTGCTCGCCCGGGGCGAGCTGACGGTACGCGGGCAGATCCGGGACGCCTCCAACGCGGTGCTGCACTGCTCCGTCTCGTACGAGGGCCAGGAGGTCCTCTGCGTCTACAAGCCGGTCCGCGGCGAGCGCCCCCTGTGGGACTTCCCGGACGGCACCCTCGCCCAGCGCGAGGTCGCCGCGTACGAGGTGTCCGAGGCGACCGGCTGGGGCCTGGTGCCGCCCACCGTGCTGCGCGACGGGCCCTTCGGCGAGGGCATGTGCCAGCTGTGGATCGAGGGGGTGCCCGGCAGCGAACTCCTCGCCCTGGTCGACGGCGAGGAGCCCGAGCCGGGCTGGAAGGCCATCGGCTTCGCCGAGGTCGGCGAGGGGAAGACCGCGCTGCTGGTGCACGCGGACGACGAGCGGCTGCGCAGGCTGGCCGTCCTCGACGCGGTGATCAACAACGCGGACCGCAAGGGCGGCCATCTGCTGCCCGCCGAGGGCGGCCGGCTCTACGGCATCGACCACGGTGTGACCTTCAACGTCGAGAACAAGCTGCGGACCCTGCTGTGGGGCTGGGCGGGCGAGCCGCTGACGGGAGAGGCGGTCGACGTTCTGAAAGGCCTCAAGGAGGCCCTGTCGGGCGAGCTGGCCGCCCGGCTGGCCGCTCTGATCATCCCCGCCGAACTCGACGCCACACGCGCGCGTATCGACGCGCTGCTGGACTCCGGGAAGCATCCCGAGCCGAGCGGCGAGTGGCCGGCCATTCCCTGGCCGCCCGTCTAG
- the mshC gene encoding cysteine--1-D-myo-inosityl 2-amino-2-deoxy-alpha-D-glucopyranoside ligase, with the protein MHAWPASEVPALPGQGRDLRIHDTATGGLVSLDPGPVARLYVCGITPYDATHMGHAATYNAFDLVQRVWLDTKRQVHYVQNVTDIDDPLLERAERDSIDWAALAEKETVLFREDMTALRMLPPRHYIGAVEAIPGIVPLVERLRDAGAAYELEGDTYFSVESDPNFGKVSNLDAAAMRLLSAERGGDPDRPGKKNPLDPMLWMAAREGEPSWDGASLGRGRPGWHIECVAIALDHLGMTFDVQGGGSDLAFPHHEMGASHAQVLTGEFPMAKAYVHAGMVALDGEKMSKSKGNLVFVSQLRREGVDPAAIRLALLAHHYRADWEWTDQVLQDAVDRLGRWRAAVSRPDGPSAEELVEEIREALANDLDAPTALTAVDRWAALQEEQGGTDMGAPGVVTRAVDALLGVAL; encoded by the coding sequence ATGCATGCCTGGCCCGCTTCCGAGGTCCCCGCCCTGCCTGGTCAGGGCCGCGACCTGAGGATCCACGACACCGCGACCGGTGGTCTGGTCTCCCTCGACCCCGGTCCTGTCGCCCGTCTCTACGTCTGCGGTATCACGCCGTACGACGCCACCCACATGGGGCACGCGGCGACCTACAACGCGTTCGACCTCGTGCAGCGCGTGTGGCTCGACACCAAGCGCCAGGTTCACTACGTCCAGAACGTCACCGACATCGACGACCCGCTCCTGGAGCGCGCCGAGCGGGACAGCATCGACTGGGCCGCCCTCGCCGAGAAGGAGACGGTCCTCTTCCGCGAGGACATGACCGCCCTCAGGATGCTGCCGCCGCGGCACTACATCGGTGCGGTCGAGGCGATACCCGGGATCGTGCCGCTCGTCGAGCGGCTGCGGGACGCCGGTGCCGCCTACGAGCTCGAAGGCGACACCTACTTCTCCGTCGAGTCCGACCCGAACTTCGGCAAGGTCTCGAACCTCGACGCGGCCGCCATGCGGCTGCTGTCCGCCGAGCGCGGCGGCGACCCGGACCGTCCGGGCAAGAAGAACCCCCTCGACCCGATGCTGTGGATGGCCGCCCGCGAGGGCGAGCCCAGCTGGGACGGCGCCTCCCTCGGCCGGGGACGCCCCGGCTGGCACATCGAGTGCGTGGCCATCGCCCTGGACCACCTCGGCATGACCTTCGACGTCCAGGGCGGCGGCTCCGACCTCGCCTTCCCGCACCACGAGATGGGCGCCTCGCACGCCCAGGTGCTCACCGGCGAGTTCCCCATGGCCAAGGCCTACGTCCACGCCGGCATGGTCGCCCTCGACGGCGAGAAGATGTCGAAGTCCAAGGGCAACCTGGTCTTCGTGTCGCAGCTGCGCCGCGAGGGCGTCGACCCCGCCGCCATCCGGCTGGCGCTGCTCGCCCACCACTACCGGGCCGACTGGGAGTGGACCGACCAGGTCCTCCAGGACGCCGTGGACCGGCTGGGCCGCTGGCGTGCCGCCGTCTCCCGGCCCGACGGGCCCTCCGCCGAAGAGCTCGTCGAGGAGATCCGCGAGGCCCTCGCGAACGACCTCGACGCGCCCACCGCGCTGACCGCCGTCGACCGGTGGGCCGCCCTCCAGGAAGAGCAGGGCGGCACCGACATGGGCGCCCCCGGAGTCGTGACCCGCGCGGTGGACGCACTGCTCGGCGTGGCTCTCTAG
- a CDS encoding PAC2 family protein — protein sequence MIELEGVPELIDPVMVAAFEGWNDAGDAASTAVAHLDREWKGEVFAALDAEDYYDFQVNRPTVWLDGGVRKITWPTTRLSVVRVGGDKPRDLVLVRGIEPSMRWRSFCNELLGFAHELGVELVVILGALLGDTPHTRPVPISGTTSDADLAQRMDLEETKYEGPTGIVGILQEACAHAGVPAVSLWAAVPHYVSQPPNPKATLALLNRLEDLIDVRIPLGELAEDARAWQVGVDQLAAEDSEVAEYVQTLEEARDTAELPEASGEAIAREFERYLRRRDGGQPGQPGGHATADGSDSSTYLRDSPGGRTKPPKPPKPEAETEPERAPDREPETDDEDSSPED from the coding sequence GTGATCGAGCTCGAGGGGGTTCCCGAGCTGATCGACCCGGTCATGGTGGCCGCGTTCGAGGGCTGGAACGACGCCGGCGACGCCGCCTCCACCGCGGTCGCGCATCTGGACAGGGAGTGGAAGGGCGAGGTGTTCGCGGCACTCGACGCCGAGGACTACTACGACTTCCAGGTGAACCGCCCGACGGTGTGGCTGGACGGCGGAGTGCGAAAGATCACGTGGCCGACGACAAGGTTGTCGGTGGTCCGCGTCGGCGGTGACAAGCCGCGCGATCTCGTACTTGTCCGAGGTATCGAACCGTCGATGCGGTGGCGCTCGTTCTGCAACGAACTGCTGGGCTTCGCCCACGAACTGGGCGTGGAGCTGGTGGTGATCCTCGGCGCGCTGCTCGGTGACACCCCGCACACCCGTCCGGTTCCGATCAGCGGGACCACGTCCGATGCGGACCTGGCCCAGCGGATGGACCTGGAGGAGACCAAGTACGAGGGTCCCACGGGGATCGTCGGCATCCTCCAGGAGGCCTGCGCCCACGCGGGCGTGCCCGCGGTGTCACTGTGGGCGGCCGTTCCGCACTATGTGTCGCAGCCGCCGAACCCGAAGGCGACGCTGGCCCTCCTGAACCGGCTGGAGGACCTGATCGACGTACGGATCCCGCTGGGCGAGCTTGCGGAGGACGCGCGCGCCTGGCAGGTGGGCGTGGACCAACTGGCCGCCGAGGACAGCGAGGTCGCCGAGTACGTCCAGACGCTGGAGGAGGCCCGGGACACCGCGGAGCTGCCGGAGGCCTCGGGCGAGGCGATCGCCCGGGAGTTCGAGCGGTATCTGCGGCGCCGGGACGGCGGCCAGCCGGGTCAGCCGGGCGGACACGCGACCGCGGACGGCAGCGACAGTTCAACCTATCTGCGGGACAGCCCCGGCGGCCGTACGAAGCCTCCCAAGCCGCCGAAGCCGGAGGCGGAGACGGAACCGGAACGGGCACCCGACCGGGAACCGGAGACGGACGACGAGGACTCGTCGCCGGAGGACTGA
- a CDS encoding FadR/GntR family transcriptional regulator: MAVTDEAIEKIKGMIVSGALRPGDRLPKESELASELGLSRNSLREAVRALSLIRILDVRQGDGTYVTSLDPQLLLEAMSFVVDFHRDDTVLEFLAVRRILEPAATAMAASRISEQQLDALSAQLEKLGGSPSVEELVACDLDFHRGIVQSSGNSVLCSLLDGLSGPTTRARIWRGLTQEDAVSRTLHEHRAILAALRDRDAEAARSWATVHIASVEQWLRSTL, from the coding sequence ATGGCTGTCACCGACGAGGCGATCGAGAAGATCAAGGGAATGATCGTCTCCGGCGCCCTGCGCCCCGGCGACCGGCTCCCCAAGGAGAGCGAACTCGCCTCCGAACTGGGGCTGTCCCGCAACTCGCTGCGCGAGGCCGTGCGGGCGCTGTCTCTGATCCGCATCCTGGACGTACGACAGGGCGACGGCACGTACGTGACCAGCCTGGACCCGCAACTCCTGCTGGAGGCGATGAGCTTCGTCGTGGACTTCCACCGCGACGACACGGTCCTGGAGTTCCTGGCGGTGCGCCGCATCCTGGAGCCGGCCGCCACCGCGATGGCCGCCTCCCGGATCAGCGAGCAGCAACTGGACGCGTTGAGCGCCCAGTTGGAAAAGCTCGGCGGCAGCCCGTCGGTGGAGGAACTGGTCGCCTGCGATCTCGACTTCCACCGCGGGATCGTGCAGAGCTCCGGCAACTCCGTGCTCTGCTCCCTCCTCGACGGCCTGTCGGGTCCCACCACCCGGGCCCGGATCTGGCGCGGACTGACCCAGGAGGACGCGGTCAGCCGCACCCTGCACGAACACCGCGCGATCCTGGCGGCCCTGCGGGACCGGGACGCCGAGGCGGCCCGCTCCTGGGCGACGGTCCACATCGCGAGCGTGGAGCAGTGGTTGCGCTCCACGCTGTGA
- the mtnA gene encoding S-methyl-5-thioribose-1-phosphate isomerase: protein MPQELRAVEWTGSGLALIDQTLLPHRTETVVVRDVDTLVGAIQRLVVRGAPAIGAAGAYGVAIALLQGEREDWKQGRLREAVGRIRQARPTAVNLMVCVDRVAARLPEGLDAVLEEAAAVQREDVEGNRAMGAFGADWLLEKVSPGRPLRILTHCNTGALATAGWGTALGVIRELHARGRLEVVYADETRPLLQGSRLTAWELVQEGIPHYVQADGAAAGTILRGEVDAAIVGADRIAANGDTANKVGTVGVALACADAGIPFLVAAPTTTVDLATKTGDDIHIELRDEAEVLEWAGVRTAPASSRGHNPAFDVTPGRLVTGLVTERGVLEVSAGELPGDRLQ, encoded by the coding sequence ATGCCCCAGGAACTGCGCGCTGTCGAGTGGACGGGATCCGGTCTCGCGCTGATAGACCAGACGTTGCTCCCGCACCGCACCGAGACGGTGGTCGTCCGCGATGTGGACACGCTGGTCGGCGCGATCCAGCGCCTCGTCGTGCGCGGCGCTCCGGCCATCGGGGCGGCCGGAGCCTACGGCGTCGCGATCGCGCTGCTCCAGGGCGAGCGGGAGGACTGGAAGCAGGGACGGCTCCGCGAGGCCGTCGGCCGCATCCGGCAGGCCCGTCCCACGGCCGTCAACCTCATGGTCTGCGTCGACCGGGTCGCCGCCCGCCTGCCCGAGGGCCTCGACGCGGTCCTCGAGGAGGCTGCCGCGGTCCAGCGTGAGGACGTCGAGGGCAACCGGGCGATGGGCGCCTTCGGCGCCGACTGGCTGCTGGAGAAGGTGAGCCCGGGCCGCCCCTTGCGGATCCTCACGCACTGCAACACGGGCGCGCTGGCCACGGCCGGGTGGGGTACGGCCCTCGGTGTCATCCGCGAACTCCACGCGCGCGGCCGCCTGGAGGTCGTCTACGCCGACGAGACGCGCCCCCTGCTGCAGGGATCCCGGCTGACCGCCTGGGAGTTGGTCCAGGAGGGCATCCCGCACTATGTCCAGGCGGACGGGGCCGCCGCCGGCACCATCCTGCGCGGCGAGGTCGACGCGGCGATCGTCGGAGCCGACCGCATCGCGGCGAACGGGGACACGGCGAACAAGGTGGGCACCGTCGGCGTCGCCCTCGCCTGCGCCGACGCGGGCATCCCCTTCCTGGTGGCGGCACCGACCACGACGGTCGACCTCGCCACGAAGACGGGTGACGACATCCACATCGAACTCCGCGACGAGGCCGAGGTGCTGGAGTGGGCCGGGGTACGGACCGCTCCGGCAAGCTCGCGGGGCCACAATCCGGCGTTCGACGTGACCCCGGGACGACTGGTGACGGGCCTGGTGACCGAGCGGGGCGTGCTGGAGGTCTCGGCGGGCGAACTCCCCGGCGACCGGCTGCAGTAG
- the mtnB gene encoding methylthioribulose 1-phosphate dehydratase — translation MTADISALDLEEAGAVLAAESARFASFGWMRGTSGNLSVVLSREPLRLAVTASGHDKGELTPADVVLVDGQGAAVQGGKPSAEAELHARVAALTGAGAVVHVHTVASVAMGKRKPGGIVFSDLEMLKGVGQPAHDVEVTLPVIANSQDMKVLGDRLEEARNPRMPAVVVAGHGLYVWGADPRQARHHTEVVEWLLELELAGR, via the coding sequence ATGACCGCCGACATCAGCGCACTCGACCTGGAAGAGGCGGGGGCCGTGCTCGCCGCCGAGTCCGCCCGTTTCGCCTCCTTCGGCTGGATGCGGGGGACCTCCGGCAACCTGTCCGTGGTGCTCTCGCGGGAGCCGCTGCGGCTCGCCGTCACCGCCAGCGGCCACGACAAGGGCGAACTGACGCCCGCGGACGTGGTGCTGGTGGACGGACAGGGGGCGGCCGTACAGGGCGGGAAGCCGTCCGCGGAGGCCGAGCTGCACGCGCGCGTGGCGGCGCTCACCGGGGCCGGTGCCGTGGTCCACGTGCACACCGTCGCCTCGGTGGCCATGGGGAAGCGGAAGCCGGGCGGGATCGTCTTCAGCGATCTGGAGATGCTGAAGGGTGTCGGGCAGCCCGCGCACGACGTCGAGGTGACCCTGCCGGTCATCGCCAACAGCCAGGACATGAAGGTGCTCGGGGACCGCCTGGAGGAGGCGCGGAACCCGCGGATGCCGGCGGTGGTCGTGGCCGGGCACGGGCTGTACGTGTGGGGCGCCGATCCGCGCCAGGCCCGGCATCACACCGAAGTGGTCGAGTGGCTGCTGGAGTTGGAGCTCGCGGGCCGCTGA
- the mtnC gene encoding acireductone synthase, producing the protein MTSHYDVDAVVLDIEGTTSATGFVVDVLYPYSRSRFAALLTERSGDPEVARAVAQVRAEIGEPDADAARVEKALHTWLDEDRKATPLKTLQGVIWSEGFARGDLVSHFYDDVVPELRAWHSAGVRLYVYSSGSVAAQRAWFTNSPQGDLTSLLSGLYDTENAGPKQEAESYHRIASAAGIAPDRLLFLSDRPGELDAARAAGWHTVGIRRPGEPYFEQGVGDHAQAGTFDEITVSRSTT; encoded by the coding sequence ATGACGTCGCACTACGACGTCGACGCCGTGGTGCTCGACATCGAGGGCACCACGAGCGCCACGGGGTTCGTCGTCGACGTGCTGTACCCGTACTCGCGCTCACGGTTCGCCGCGCTGCTGACCGAGCGGTCCGGGGACCCGGAGGTGGCGCGGGCGGTGGCCCAGGTGCGCGCGGAGATCGGCGAACCGGACGCCGACGCCGCACGCGTCGAGAAGGCCCTGCACACCTGGCTCGACGAGGACCGCAAGGCGACCCCGCTGAAGACCCTCCAGGGCGTCATCTGGTCCGAGGGCTTCGCCCGGGGCGACCTCGTCTCGCACTTCTACGACGACGTCGTACCGGAGTTGCGCGCCTGGCACTCGGCGGGCGTACGGCTCTACGTGTACTCGTCCGGGTCGGTCGCCGCGCAGCGGGCGTGGTTCACCAACAGCCCGCAGGGCGACCTCACTTCGCTGCTCTCCGGGCTCTACGACACCGAGAACGCCGGGCCCAAGCAGGAGGCGGAGTCGTATCACCGGATCGCCTCGGCGGCCGGCATCGCGCCGGACCGTCTGCTGTTCCTCTCCGACCGGCCCGGCGAACTGGACGCCGCCCGTGCCGCGGGCTGGCACACCGTCGGGATCCGGCGGCCCGGGGAGCCCTACTTCGAGCAAGGCGTCGGCGACCACGCGCAGGCGGGGACGTTCGACGAGATCACCGTCTCCAGGAGCACCACATGA
- a CDS encoding cupin domain-containing protein — MTLLTTWSESGPETLVRRTSDPAEIAEALKPLGVRYEQWPVREDVPFDADSETVFAAYGPEIDKLNAEEGFTTVDVLGLHPSDDPEFPAKAKAAREKFLQEHTHDDDDEVRFFVSGSGIFYLHVNGEVHAVFCEKGDLLGVPRGTTHWFDMGTNPSFTAIRFFHEEDGWIGTFTGSTIAARFPDYDTIAAGYEADRAAA, encoded by the coding sequence ATGACGCTGCTGACCACCTGGTCCGAGTCCGGCCCCGAGACCCTGGTCCGCCGCACCTCGGACCCCGCCGAGATCGCCGAGGCCCTCAAGCCGCTCGGGGTGCGCTACGAGCAGTGGCCGGTGCGCGAGGACGTCCCGTTCGACGCCGACAGCGAGACCGTGTTCGCCGCCTACGGCCCCGAGATCGACAAGCTGAACGCCGAGGAGGGCTTCACGACGGTCGACGTCCTCGGTCTGCACCCCAGCGACGACCCGGAGTTCCCGGCGAAGGCCAAGGCGGCCCGCGAGAAGTTCCTGCAGGAGCACACCCACGACGACGATGACGAGGTCCGCTTCTTCGTCTCCGGCTCCGGGATCTTCTACCTGCACGTGAACGGCGAGGTGCACGCGGTCTTCTGCGAGAAGGGCGACCTGCTCGGCGTGCCCAGGGGCACCACCCACTGGTTCGACATGGGGACCAACCCGTCCTTCACCGCGATCCGCTTCTTCCACGAGGAGGACGGCTGGATCGGCACCTTCACCGGCTCCACGATCGCCGCCCGCTTCCCGGACTACGACACCATCGCGGCGGGCTACGAGGCCGACCGGGCCGCCGCATGA
- a CDS encoding substrate-binding domain-containing protein, producing the protein MSRIRLPLAALSLASVSALVLSGCSQSTDASKNTGDAAASASAATGKKPAPFSAGAVKVALVRQSGAGDYFEQWGNGAKAQAKALGIDLTVYDAQADNAKQATDLSSAINSGAKAIIIDHGFPATIQPEIDKAVKKGIKVVVYDVETSTKGVVSTEQDDASMAQAVLDVMAKDLGKNAEVGYVNVAGYAALDKRNTVWAKEVAAQGWKQQFKVGKVTDSTATDNVPLVSAALTQHAGVSGVFAPYDELAKGTVLAVQNKKLQDKVKVFGADVSNADIQQMTAADSPWVATAGTDPSAVGAAVVRTTALELAGQLNKTSVEFPAVAITQDFLRAKKIENMDQLRQALPALNLSQVSTADWIANVAH; encoded by the coding sequence ATGTCCCGTATCCGTCTTCCCCTCGCCGCGCTCTCCCTCGCGTCCGTCTCCGCCCTCGTGCTCTCGGGCTGCTCGCAGTCCACGGACGCGTCCAAGAACACCGGCGACGCCGCCGCCTCCGCCTCGGCCGCCACCGGCAAGAAGCCCGCCCCCTTCAGCGCGGGCGCGGTCAAGGTGGCCCTGGTCCGGCAGAGCGGCGCCGGCGACTACTTCGAGCAGTGGGGCAACGGCGCCAAGGCCCAGGCCAAGGCCCTCGGTATCGACCTGACGGTCTACGACGCCCAGGCCGATAATGCCAAGCAGGCCACCGACCTCTCCTCCGCGATCAACTCCGGCGCCAAGGCGATCATCATCGATCACGGCTTCCCGGCGACGATCCAGCCGGAGATCGACAAGGCGGTGAAGAAGGGCATCAAGGTCGTGGTCTACGACGTGGAGACCTCCACGAAGGGAGTGGTCAGCACCGAGCAGGACGACGCCAGCATGGCCCAGGCCGTCCTCGACGTGATGGCCAAGGATCTCGGCAAGAACGCCGAGGTCGGCTACGTCAACGTCGCCGGCTACGCGGCCCTCGACAAGCGGAACACCGTCTGGGCGAAGGAGGTCGCCGCCCAGGGCTGGAAGCAGCAGTTCAAGGTCGGCAAGGTCACCGACTCCACGGCCACCGACAACGTCCCCCTGGTCTCCGCCGCGCTCACCCAGCACGCGGGGGTGAGCGGCGTCTTCGCCCCCTATGACGAACTCGCCAAGGGCACCGTCCTCGCCGTCCAGAACAAGAAGCTCCAGGACAAGGTGAAGGTCTTCGGCGCGGACGTCTCCAACGCCGACATCCAGCAGATGACCGCCGCCGACAGCCCGTGGGTGGCCACGGCCGGCACCGACCCGTCCGCCGTCGGCGCGGCCGTCGTCCGTACGACCGCCCTGGAGCTGGCCGGTCAGCTGAACAAGACCTCGGTGGAGTTCCCGGCCGTCGCCATCACCCAGGACTTCCTGCGCGCGAAGAAGATCGAGAACATGGACCAGCTGCGTCAGGCGCTGCCCGCACTGAACCTGTCGCAGGTGTCGACCGCGGACTGGATCGCGAATGTCGCCCACTGA
- a CDS encoding sugar ABC transporter ATP-binding protein produces the protein MSPTETPAVGLTDVSMAFGGKTVLASVTLDIAPGSVVALLGANGAGKSTLIKILSGVHTDHGGEVRVAGEPAALQSPLAARQLGVQTVHQRIGEGIVPGLSVAENLVFEELAQARGNPFLNGRRVLARAREIQAGLDLGWSDALLRRDVIELGISDRQLLILARALATRPRLLILDEPTSALSAAEAERLFALVERMRDDGIAVLYVSHRLGEIDALADRLVVLRDGRLTEDQAKPFDWDAALRAMLQQRPARQAREATTARPVREGAEGEVALSLRGVRLFEGRDPLDLDLRTGEVTGIVGLLGAGKTELARGLFGAEPFTTGSVALDGRPYRPKRPSDAIRAGVHLVPEDRHADALVPGWSLARNVSLPFLRSLSRTGLMNTAKEDALGRDTIENLGVVARDEHSTVEELSGGNQQKVVVGRWLAETPRVLILDEPFRGVDIGARRDIGRRARSLAAEGAAVLVLSADVDEILEIADRVVVLAAGEIHLDAYGEDAERDRVIQTISASV, from the coding sequence ATGTCGCCCACTGAGACGCCTGCGGTCGGTCTCACCGACGTCAGCATGGCCTTCGGCGGCAAGACCGTGCTCGCCTCGGTCACCCTCGACATCGCCCCGGGCAGCGTGGTCGCGCTGCTCGGCGCGAACGGGGCCGGCAAGTCCACGCTGATCAAGATCCTGTCGGGCGTGCACACCGACCACGGGGGAGAGGTGCGGGTCGCCGGGGAGCCCGCCGCTCTCCAGTCCCCGCTCGCCGCCCGCCAGTTGGGCGTCCAGACCGTGCACCAGCGCATCGGCGAGGGCATCGTGCCGGGGCTCTCGGTCGCGGAGAACCTGGTCTTCGAGGAGCTGGCGCAGGCACGCGGCAACCCGTTCCTGAACGGGCGCCGGGTACTGGCGCGCGCCCGGGAGATCCAGGCCGGCCTCGATCTCGGCTGGAGTGATGCCCTGCTCCGGCGGGATGTCATCGAACTCGGCATCTCCGACCGCCAGTTGCTGATCCTCGCCCGCGCCCTGGCCACCCGCCCCCGGCTGCTCATCCTCGACGAACCGACCTCGGCCCTGTCCGCCGCCGAGGCCGAACGCCTCTTCGCGCTCGTCGAGAGGATGCGCGACGACGGCATCGCGGTCCTCTACGTCTCCCACCGCCTCGGCGAGATCGACGCGCTCGCCGACCGCCTGGTCGTCCTGCGAGACGGCCGTCTCACCGAGGACCAGGCCAAGCCCTTCGACTGGGACGCGGCCCTGCGCGCGATGCTGCAACAACGGCCGGCCCGGCAGGCGCGGGAGGCGACCACGGCACGACCGGTCCGGGAAGGCGCCGAAGGCGAGGTCGCCCTCTCGCTGCGGGGCGTGCGGCTCTTCGAGGGCCGCGATCCCCTCGACCTCGACCTGCGCACCGGCGAAGTCACCGGCATCGTGGGCCTGTTGGGTGCCGGCAAGACCGAGCTGGCCCGCGGCCTGTTCGGCGCCGAGCCCTTCACCACCGGTTCCGTCGCACTGGACGGCAGGCCGTACCGGCCCAAGCGGCCCTCCGACGCGATCCGGGCCGGCGTCCACCTGGTCCCGGAGGACCGGCATGCCGACGCGCTCGTCCCCGGCTGGTCGCTGGCCCGGAACGTCTCGCTGCCGTTCCTGAGATCGCTGTCCCGGACGGGACTGATGAACACGGCCAAGGAGGACGCCCTCGGCCGCGACACCATCGAGAACCTCGGTGTCGTCGCCCGCGACGAACACAGCACCGTGGAGGAGCTGTCCGGCGGCAACCAGCAGAAGGTCGTCGTCGGCCGCTGGCTCGCCGAGACACCCCGCGTCCTCATTCTGGACGAGCCGTTCCGAGGCGTGGACATCGGCGCCCGCCGTGACATCGGCCGCCGCGCCCGGTCCCTCGCCGCCGAGGGCGCCGCCGTGCTCGTCCTGTCCGCCGACGTCGACGAAATCCTGGAGATCGCCGACCGGGTCGTCGTGCTCGCCGCCGGTGAGATCCACCTCGACGCCTACGGCGAGGACGCGGAACGCGACCGTGTCATCCAGACCATCTCGGCGTCCGTGTGA
- a CDS encoding ABC transporter permease yields MTTTQSTEVPTKAALPPATSTAVRVQNAVIKYGFIFVTVALFLYFALSEGSFRESATLLDTLRYVSVAAILGLGVTLTMAVGGMDMSVGAVAGLGVSVAAQTMVVFNQVGTVAIIAVLAAGALAGLLNALLIVVLKIPDMLATLGTMFVIQGSKLILVDGQSITPGMTMDDGSTAPGRFTAGFLKIDRGTVLGIPISVLVFGGLTIAAWVFLARTRWGRVLYAIGANPEASRLAGIRVGAYRALAYVLSGVLASIGGLILASRIGQGDVSAGTSQLLEAVAVALVGTSVLGRGRPNVWGTALGAVLIGIITTGLTIKGLPYYTQDVVEGAVLILALVFSFTLSKRRTA; encoded by the coding sequence ATGACCACCACCCAGAGCACGGAAGTCCCCACGAAGGCGGCGCTCCCGCCCGCCACCAGCACCGCCGTACGGGTCCAGAACGCCGTCATCAAGTACGGCTTCATCTTCGTCACGGTCGCGCTGTTCCTGTACTTCGCGCTGAGCGAGGGCTCCTTCCGCGAGTCGGCGACCCTCCTCGACACCCTCCGCTACGTCTCCGTCGCCGCGATCCTCGGCCTCGGCGTCACCCTCACCATGGCCGTCGGCGGGATGGACATGTCCGTCGGCGCGGTCGCGGGCCTCGGCGTCTCGGTCGCCGCCCAGACGATGGTCGTCTTCAACCAGGTCGGCACGGTCGCGATCATCGCGGTGCTCGCGGCGGGCGCCCTCGCGGGCCTGCTCAACGCGCTGCTGATCGTCGTACTGAAGATCCCCGACATGCTCGCCACCCTCGGCACCATGTTCGTGATCCAGGGCAGCAAGCTCATCCTGGTCGACGGGCAGTCCATCACCCCCGGCATGACGATGGACGACGGCTCGACCGCGCCCGGCAGGTTCACCGCGGGCTTCCTGAAGATCGACCGCGGGACGGTCCTCGGCATCCCGATCTCGGTGCTCGTCTTCGGCGGCCTGACCATCGCCGCCTGGGTCTTCCTCGCCCGCACCCGCTGGGGCCGGGTGCTCTACGCGATCGGCGCCAACCCCGAGGCCTCCCGCCTGGCCGGCATCCGGGTGGGCGCGTACCGGGCCCTCGCCTACGTCCTCTCCGGCGTCCTCGCCTCGATCGGCGGGTTGATCCTGGCGTCGCGCATCGGCCAGGGCGATGTCTCCGCCGGTACCTCGCAGCTTCTGGAGGCGGTGGCCGTGGCGCTGGTCGGCACGTCCGTCCTCGGCCGGGGCCGCCCCAACGTCTGGGGCACGGCCCTCGGCGCGGTGCTCATCGGCATCATCACCACCGGCCTGACCATCAAGGGACTGCCCTACTACACCCAGGACGTGGTCGAGGGCGCGGTCCTCATCCTCGCCCTGGTCTTCAGCTTCACCTTGTCCAAGCGCCGCACCGCATAG